A genome region from Streptomyces pratensis includes the following:
- a CDS encoding quinone oxidoreductase family protein translates to MSTSSTTSRTLVLEQFGTLPRLEERAVPEPQPRHTLVRVAAATVAHLDLNILDGRFGILPELPFVPGTQGSGYVVASDTHPVGALVRLRGEGLGLSRDGAWGEHALVPDAAVEPMPEGTDPALACIYFSPVGTAWATVHSIARVRPGERVLVTGASGAVGAMAVQLAARAGAEVIGTVGRPAKLPHVPGVAKALLASDLSEEAIGGKADVLIDTVGGSILRHALTLVRPRGRAALLGYTAGRELTLDLADFFLADVSLLPVNMISRGAEVAPDVLRLLPDLSTGALSLPCESYAMDALGEAVGRLRTGAAVGKIVLRMGNAGH, encoded by the coding sequence CGGCACACCCTCGTCCGGGTGGCGGCGGCCACCGTGGCCCACCTGGACCTGAACATCCTCGACGGCCGGTTCGGCATCCTGCCCGAGTTGCCGTTCGTCCCCGGCACCCAGGGCAGCGGCTACGTAGTCGCGTCGGACACGCACCCCGTGGGCGCCCTGGTACGGCTGCGCGGTGAAGGGCTCGGGCTCAGCCGGGACGGCGCCTGGGGCGAGCACGCGCTCGTCCCCGACGCCGCCGTGGAGCCCATGCCCGAGGGCACTGACCCCGCCCTGGCCTGCATCTACTTCTCGCCGGTCGGCACCGCCTGGGCGACCGTCCACTCGATTGCCCGGGTACGGCCGGGGGAGCGGGTGCTGGTCACCGGCGCGTCCGGCGCGGTCGGCGCCATGGCCGTGCAGCTCGCGGCGCGCGCCGGCGCGGAGGTGATCGGCACGGTCGGGCGTCCCGCGAAGCTGCCGCACGTACCCGGCGTCGCCAAGGCACTGCTCGCCTCGGACCTCTCCGAGGAAGCGATCGGCGGCAAGGCCGACGTACTGATCGACACGGTCGGCGGCTCGATCCTGCGCCACGCCCTCACCCTGGTCCGCCCGCGAGGCCGAGCCGCTCTCCTCGGCTACACGGCCGGCCGAGAGCTCACGCTGGACCTCGCGGACTTCTTCCTCGCCGACGTCTCGTTGCTGCCGGTGAACATGATCTCCCGCGGGGCGGAGGTCGCCCCCGACGTGTTGCGCCTGCTGCCCGATCTGTCGACGGGCGCGTTGTCGCTGCCCTGCGAGAGCTACGCGATGGATGCCCTCGGTGAGGCAGTGGGGCGGCTGCGCACGGGTGCGGCGGTCGGGAAGATCGTGCTCCGGATGGGGAACGCCGGACACTGA
- a CDS encoding helix-turn-helix domain-containing protein, with translation MDVRTGRKWRNGRHAYRDNEKAAPSIYQEAPPSLRPSSRCPGEAGRIPIADRLREKAGVRADARRAGPQPSTISREIRRNRHPPSGRCRSCAARPAPMSADLAPSRSARIGGPGFPTGRRCTRPPRRLPGPPTCPPHPRRCTTDRRPRRTRRPSKQNARLGNPAERLP, from the coding sequence ATGGACGTGCGGACCGGAAGGAAGTGGCGCAACGGCCGCCACGCTTACAGAGACAATGAAAAGGCGGCGCCTTCGATCTATCAGGAGGCGCCGCCTTCGTTGAGGCCGTCGTCCCGCTGTCCGGGCGAGGCCGGCCGCATCCCCATCGCCGACCGGCTACGGGAGAAGGCCGGCGTCCGCGCCGATGCCCGCAGAGCTGGACCGCAGCCCTCCACTATCAGTCGCGAGATCCGCCGCAACCGGCACCCGCCCAGTGGCCGATGCCGGTCTTGCGCCGCCAGGCCCGCGCCGATGTCCGCAGACCTGGCCCCGAGCAGATCTGCCAGGATCGGCGGTCCCGGGTTTCCGACCGGCCGGAGATGCACGCGGCCCCCGAGACGACTACCAGGCCCTCCGACCTGTCCACCCCACCCACGAAGGTGCACAACTGACCGCCGTCCCCGCCGAACTCGACGGCCATCCAAGCAAAACGCTCGGCTGGGAAACCCAGCCGAGCGCCTGCCCTGA
- a CDS encoding carboxylesterase/lipase family protein, with protein MTSLFALLTFIAAVPASALPHSLTISTDRGAVAGTSAEEVDRFLGIPYAAPPVGPGRWQPPAPASSWTGTRPAITSGPRCLQFGGDGGPGMSEDCLYLNVYTPAHRTARPLPVMFWIHGGGFSFGSGNSEDGSQIAEANDVVVVTINYRLGVFGFLDLPGLSRQGAGNYGLLDQEAALRWTQRNIGAFGGDASRVTIAGESAGGHSVCALLASPPARGLFSGAIIQSGGCPSHTAAQAVARGNKYAAAAGCSASPAPLSCLRAKPAGELLATSGGFVGGVLSGPLPVSGGPELPLPPSEAVRTGRAANVPLLIGSTRDEVRPWALPFAHATKAQYEQAVRIEFGAKAPTVLAHYPFDAYGDAYTGTYAFAALWGDSSVFYGLGGCQYQHLAGQFAGLQPRTYFYEFDDPHPPVLGTLPPGFDPGASHASEMPYLLPSAASKLLSPGQQQLSREMVRYWGSFVKHGNPAAPGLAAWPSLRAGKYMSLLPGGASRALKTDVFEARRQCAFWNTLGYDWLPVNPDQLAAQAGVSQS; from the coding sequence TTGACAAGCCTGTTCGCCCTGCTGACGTTCATAGCGGCTGTCCCCGCGTCAGCCCTCCCACACTCCTTGACCATCTCCACCGACAGGGGAGCGGTGGCAGGGACGTCGGCCGAGGAAGTCGACCGCTTCCTCGGTATCCCGTACGCCGCGCCACCGGTCGGCCCCGGACGCTGGCAGCCTCCCGCTCCCGCCTCCTCCTGGACAGGCACCCGGCCTGCGATTACCAGCGGCCCCCGCTGCCTGCAGTTCGGCGGTGACGGCGGTCCGGGGATGAGTGAGGACTGCCTGTACCTGAACGTGTACACCCCGGCCCACCGGACAGCGCGGCCACTGCCGGTCATGTTCTGGATCCACGGCGGCGGCTTCTCCTTCGGTTCGGGCAACTCCGAGGACGGCTCGCAGATCGCCGAGGCCAACGACGTCGTGGTTGTCACGATCAACTACCGCCTCGGCGTGTTCGGATTCCTCGACCTGCCCGGGCTGAGCAGGCAGGGCGCGGGCAACTACGGTCTGCTCGACCAGGAGGCGGCCCTGCGGTGGACGCAGCGCAATATCGGCGCCTTCGGCGGGGACGCGAGCCGCGTGACCATCGCTGGTGAATCCGCCGGCGGCCACTCCGTCTGCGCACTCCTCGCCTCGCCGCCGGCCCGCGGTCTCTTCTCGGGAGCGATCATCCAGAGCGGCGGCTGCCCCAGCCACACCGCCGCCCAGGCAGTCGCCCGCGGCAACAAGTACGCTGCGGCAGCCGGCTGCTCCGCCTCCCCGGCCCCCCTCTCCTGCCTGCGGGCCAAGCCGGCCGGAGAACTGCTGGCCACCAGCGGTGGTTTCGTGGGCGGCGTCCTGAGCGGACCGCTGCCCGTGTCCGGAGGGCCCGAACTTCCCCTCCCGCCGAGCGAGGCCGTGCGCACCGGCAGAGCCGCGAACGTCCCCCTTCTCATCGGAAGCACGCGTGACGAAGTGCGCCCATGGGCGCTGCCGTTCGCGCACGCCACGAAGGCACAGTACGAGCAGGCGGTCCGCATCGAGTTCGGGGCCAAGGCCCCCACCGTACTCGCGCACTACCCGTTCGACGCCTACGGTGACGCGTACACCGGGACTTACGCCTTCGCCGCGCTCTGGGGCGACAGCAGCGTCTTCTACGGGCTCGGCGGCTGCCAGTACCAGCATCTCGCGGGTCAGTTCGCCGGTCTGCAACCACGCACGTACTTCTACGAGTTCGACGACCCGCACCCGCCCGTCCTCGGCACCCTGCCGCCGGGCTTCGACCCCGGGGCCTCGCATGCCAGCGAGATGCCGTACCTGCTGCCCTCGGCGGCCTCGAAGCTGCTGTCTCCCGGGCAGCAGCAGCTGTCGAGGGAGATGGTGCGCTACTGGGGCTCGTTCGTGAAGCACGGGAATCCCGCAGCTCCGGGACTCGCCGCCTGGCCTTCGTTGCGGGCCGGGAAGTACATGTCCCTGCTGCCGGGTGGCGCCAGCCGGGCACTGAAGACCGATGTCTTCGAGGCGCGTCGCCAGTGCGCCTTCTGGAATACCCTCGGCTACGACTGGCTTCCCGTCAACCCGGACCAACTTGCTGCGCAGGCCGGTGTTTCCCAGTCCTGA
- a CDS encoding tyrosine-type recombinase/integrase, with protein sequence MNGQTISPSTMALIKKSPQIYSKGRWKLGVESMPYDRWHKSRPKGGESTCKEHGKVPTRDHGTGKRWQARWRNREDVQQTELFRTEVEARRHETKMRSGVDDGSYINPRAGEVRVGELALTWLKGHEHKNPRTYRRHKERILLHVVPTAVGKMRVKDVNASSLLDWLHDRRRLLESSTLRLVFDNLRAVFDLAVDDSLIHKNPCLAKSVQDAKPKRGGGGRAELTLTWEDTEKIRVELPDRYKALVDCGRGLGLRQGEIFGLSPEDIDWAHPDGAMVHVQRQVVHDGSFLVYALPKGGDDEDPKDRWVELTDDVAVPLREHMQKYPPVEVTRPWGSKGGDPVTVRLIFYTREKTAVQSNWFNSYRWKPALASAGLIKPLEPGAKGRRWEKSRDVMMHALRHLYASMMINGGVDVYTLADRLGHADPAFTLRKYVHRVVGAGSKVRIAVRSAYTRAA encoded by the coding sequence ATGAACGGGCAGACAATCTCGCCGTCGACGATGGCCCTGATCAAAAAGAGTCCACAAATATACTCAAAGGGCCGTTGGAAACTAGGAGTTGAGTCGATGCCGTACGACCGCTGGCACAAGTCGCGCCCGAAAGGCGGGGAGTCGACCTGCAAGGAACACGGCAAAGTCCCGACGCGGGATCACGGGACGGGGAAGCGGTGGCAGGCCCGATGGCGCAACCGGGAAGATGTCCAGCAGACGGAGCTGTTCCGCACCGAGGTCGAAGCCCGCAGGCACGAGACCAAGATGCGGTCCGGAGTGGACGACGGCTCGTACATCAACCCTCGTGCCGGCGAGGTCAGGGTCGGTGAACTCGCCCTCACGTGGCTCAAGGGGCACGAACACAAGAATCCACGAACTTACCGACGCCACAAGGAGCGAATTCTCCTGCACGTCGTTCCTACCGCAGTCGGGAAGATGCGCGTAAAGGACGTGAACGCCTCGTCTTTGCTGGACTGGCTGCACGACCGTCGCAGGCTGCTCGAAAGTTCCACGCTGCGCCTGGTCTTCGACAATCTTCGGGCTGTCTTTGACCTGGCCGTGGACGACAGCCTGATTCACAAAAATCCGTGCCTCGCAAAATCGGTGCAGGACGCCAAGCCGAAGCGAGGAGGGGGCGGCCGGGCAGAGCTGACCCTGACATGGGAGGACACCGAGAAGATCCGTGTCGAACTTCCTGACCGCTATAAAGCACTCGTCGACTGTGGTCGCGGCCTGGGTCTTCGGCAAGGAGAGATATTCGGCCTGTCACCAGAAGATATCGACTGGGCACATCCGGACGGAGCCATGGTGCACGTGCAACGACAAGTAGTCCACGACGGCTCGTTCCTCGTATACGCCCTCCCCAAGGGCGGAGACGACGAGGACCCGAAGGACCGGTGGGTCGAGCTGACCGACGACGTGGCCGTCCCCCTGCGCGAGCACATGCAGAAGTACCCGCCGGTCGAGGTGACCCGACCGTGGGGCAGCAAAGGCGGCGACCCGGTCACGGTGCGGCTGATCTTCTACACCCGGGAGAAGACCGCCGTTCAGTCGAATTGGTTCAACTCCTACCGCTGGAAGCCCGCCCTGGCGTCGGCCGGCCTCATCAAGCCCCTTGAGCCCGGCGCGAAGGGACGACGCTGGGAGAAGTCCCGCGACGTGATGATGCACGCGCTCCGACACCTGTACGCGTCGATGATGATCAACGGCGGGGTAGACGTGTACACGCTCGCGGACCGCCTCGGCCACGCCGATCCCGCGTTTACCCTGCGTAAATACGTGCACCGGGTCGTGGGAGCCGGTTCCAAGGTCCGCATCGCGGTCCGGAGCGCCTACACCAGGGCCGCGTGA
- a CDS encoding helix-turn-helix transcriptional regulator, whose translation MSAEELADFLGVPLNTVYIWNHRRQGPRAHKVGRYLRYRWPEVEAWLEAQAVNRAT comes from the coding sequence ATGAGCGCGGAGGAGTTGGCTGACTTCCTGGGCGTACCGCTGAACACGGTCTATATATGGAATCACCGACGCCAGGGGCCGCGAGCCCACAAGGTCGGACGCTATTTGCGCTACCGCTGGCCGGAGGTAGAGGCATGGCTGGAAGCTCAAGCGGTGAATCGCGCGACCTGA
- a CDS encoding transposase: protein MLPSHSFTPEFKAEIVGLCRRGDRSIGQVAKDFELTETAVRDWVKQAEVDEGERNGLTSSEHEELAALRRENRRLREDVDVLKRATAFFASMPKWGTPAPGWCQSGRTGGVGSLFRCPAWWLVLDVPPRRPWRPPWSGFIGARSQPD from the coding sequence TTGCTGCCCTCGCACTCGTTCACGCCAGAGTTCAAGGCCGAGATCGTCGGACTGTGCAGACGAGGCGACCGCTCGATCGGACAAGTGGCCAAAGACTTCGAGCTGACCGAGACCGCGGTGCGGGACTGGGTGAAACAGGCCGAGGTCGACGAGGGCGAACGCAACGGGCTGACCAGCAGCGAGCATGAGGAGCTGGCCGCGTTGCGGCGGGAGAACCGCCGGCTGCGCGAGGATGTCGACGTCCTCAAGCGGGCCACAGCTTTCTTCGCGTCAATGCCAAAGTGGGGGACACCGGCACCCGGATGGTGCCAGAGTGGCAGGACGGGCGGGGTTGGCTCTCTTTTTCGCTGCCCCGCATGGTGGCTTGTCCTTGATGTGCCGCCCCGCCGGCCCTGGCGTCCCCCGTGGAGTGGCTTTATAGGAGCGCGCTCTCAGCCCGATTGA
- a CDS encoding STAS-like domain-containing protein → MTEEPTSTYTLHKLAGRYDVSDFLSAIKKSHDSGASSFVIDASDTGAIYPAGAAPTAAIIDHFRSEGMDVKFTNIPAGSFIERVRIRNPFVASKHNLNEPGSRLNTVWAYTEDSVFDLTNCVMEELAERIEFGNGVYAALNWCLFEVLDNVFQHSSNEVGFFMAQILKASNRLLLCVADAGIGVHRSFYTGGKYRPPTAFDAITLAVRQGVSSTGDKRGNGLYGLKGVIESNGGKLEIRSGRGYLQISPNGADGGETRGLVINPNAHCTVVDFELKVGAPVNLGEVLGVPMQDLRLESIENEYGEHTIHLIDHAQGTGTRAAAERLRNFLMSYINDGAQYLILDFTGVPMVSSSFADETIGKLAERFGPVGFAQKFRLINMNPDVHMLLDRAIALRISAQYYRDDRIPNRK, encoded by the coding sequence ATGACCGAGGAACCGACGTCTACTTACACGCTACACAAGCTCGCCGGGCGTTATGACGTTAGTGATTTCCTGTCTGCAATCAAGAAGTCGCACGACTCCGGCGCAAGCAGTTTTGTGATTGATGCGAGCGATACGGGAGCGATTTATCCGGCAGGGGCCGCACCTACGGCGGCAATCATTGATCACTTCAGATCGGAGGGAATGGATGTAAAATTCACGAACATCCCAGCCGGATCCTTCATTGAACGAGTAAGGATTCGAAACCCGTTCGTGGCCAGCAAACACAATTTGAACGAACCCGGCTCCCGACTCAACACCGTGTGGGCCTACACCGAAGACTCGGTATTCGACCTGACGAACTGCGTAATGGAAGAGCTCGCCGAACGTATTGAGTTCGGTAATGGAGTTTACGCCGCCCTAAACTGGTGCCTATTCGAAGTGCTCGACAATGTATTCCAGCATTCCAGTAACGAAGTCGGCTTCTTCATGGCTCAAATCCTGAAGGCTAGCAATAGGCTCCTCCTGTGCGTAGCAGATGCTGGAATCGGCGTGCACCGCTCATTCTATACGGGAGGAAAGTACCGTCCGCCCACGGCGTTCGACGCCATCACCCTCGCAGTGCGCCAGGGAGTAAGCAGCACTGGGGATAAACGAGGGAACGGCCTATACGGACTCAAAGGGGTTATTGAATCCAATGGAGGGAAATTGGAAATCAGATCCGGTCGAGGGTATCTCCAGATCTCCCCTAACGGCGCAGATGGTGGCGAAACAAGGGGTCTGGTCATAAACCCAAACGCGCATTGCACGGTTGTGGACTTCGAACTAAAGGTCGGGGCGCCGGTAAACCTAGGTGAAGTGCTGGGCGTACCGATGCAGGACCTGCGTCTTGAGTCTATCGAGAATGAGTACGGCGAACACACAATTCATCTCATCGATCATGCGCAGGGGACTGGAACCAGGGCTGCAGCAGAACGGCTTCGCAATTTCCTCATGAGCTACATCAACGACGGTGCACAGTATCTAATCCTGGATTTTACAGGCGTCCCCATGGTGAGTTCCAGCTTTGCCGACGAAACCATCGGAAAGCTAGCTGAGAGGTTTGGCCCGGTAGGATTTGCGCAAAAATTCCGCTTGATCAATATGAATCCAGACGTTCACATGCTCCTGGACCGGGCAATTGCCCTGCGGATCTCGGCTCAATACTACCGAGACGACAGGATTCCGAACCGCAAATAG
- a CDS encoding DNA-binding protein → MNAVVRAGSLGDDTDTVVVPARIHGRILFVPVPRRVVLASGIAGLAATAMPAATPAAATELADMGSPFEHFAQLRRVMIQTDNLIGPRHVLPALQQHLVSLAIRRRSARGTDAIELLALETRYEELAGWFAQDIGDERSAHGHTAKALDASHITGDTDLTAYILGRKAQLAVDTGHPVDALGLAAAARRTARPGSRLEVIAVLHEAHARAVLGEGGEAHRAYETALALLGRAGSDGVWGSWLDAAYISTARARSLAALGEYAQAAAGFDSALAVLPSAYRRDRGVYLARAARAHAGTGNVTLAARIGGQAVGIAAETGSARIFGQLDRLDQALAPATGEDGVAEFRASLDRIVLHPA, encoded by the coding sequence ATGAACGCGGTCGTGCGGGCAGGCTCGCTTGGAGACGACACGGACACGGTCGTCGTCCCCGCCCGCATCCACGGAAGGATCCTCTTCGTGCCCGTGCCCCGCCGCGTTGTTCTCGCATCAGGGATCGCCGGCCTGGCTGCGACAGCCATGCCGGCCGCGACGCCGGCGGCTGCCACCGAACTCGCCGACATGGGGTCTCCCTTCGAGCACTTCGCGCAACTCCGCCGGGTCATGATCCAGACCGACAACCTCATCGGCCCCCGGCACGTGTTGCCCGCCCTGCAACAACACCTCGTCTCCCTTGCCATAAGACGTCGATCCGCTCGTGGCACCGACGCCATCGAGCTTCTCGCCTTGGAGACGCGATACGAAGAGCTGGCAGGCTGGTTCGCCCAGGACATCGGCGACGAGCGCAGCGCCCACGGCCACACCGCGAAAGCACTGGACGCTTCCCACATCACCGGCGACACCGATCTCACCGCGTACATCCTCGGCCGTAAGGCCCAGCTCGCCGTCGACACCGGTCATCCTGTCGACGCTCTCGGCCTCGCCGCAGCTGCCCGACGCACCGCCCGGCCCGGAAGCCGTCTCGAAGTCATCGCCGTTCTGCACGAGGCCCACGCGCGTGCCGTACTCGGTGAAGGCGGCGAAGCCCACAGGGCGTACGAGACCGCGCTTGCTCTTCTCGGGCGCGCGGGCTCCGATGGCGTCTGGGGTTCCTGGCTCGATGCGGCGTACATCAGCACCGCCCGAGCCCGCTCCCTCGCCGCACTCGGCGAGTATGCGCAGGCCGCGGCAGGCTTTGACAGCGCCCTCGCAGTGCTCCCGTCCGCATATCGCCGGGACCGCGGTGTCTACCTAGCTCGCGCTGCACGTGCCCATGCGGGCACCGGCAACGTGACCCTCGCTGCCCGAATCGGTGGGCAGGCCGTCGGGATCGCCGCCGAGACCGGATCTGCCCGCATCTTCGGACAGCTCGACCGGCTCGACCAGGCACTGGCCCCCGCAACCGGCGAGGACGGCGTCGCCGAGTTCCGCGCCTCACTCGACCGCATCGTTCTGCATCCCGCCTGA
- a CDS encoding DUF6302 family protein — protein sequence MGEKPLTLEGDRTATTLGRFYGYGEAAIAAFMGRCHKSPSSAVPEPCSPTAP from the coding sequence GTGGGGGAGAAGCCACTCACGCTCGAGGGCGACCGCACTGCCACCACCCTGGGGCGCTTCTACGGCTACGGCGAAGCAGCCATAGCGGCCTTCATGGGGCGGTGCCACAAGTCCCCCTCTTCGGCCGTGCCCGAACCGTGTTCCCCCACGGCACCGTAG
- a CDS encoding DUF5999 family protein produces the protein MCAHNPPCPTAMAPDREAARPVAHRPEQGWSLLCNGVLVFEDTGELLPDGRIVAPHRPLALTVGSAA, from the coding sequence ATGTGTGCGCACAACCCGCCGTGCCCCACGGCCATGGCTCCCGACAGGGAGGCCGCGCGCCCTGTCGCGCACCGCCCTGAGCAGGGCTGGAGCCTGCTGTGCAACGGAGTGCTTGTCTTCGAGGACACCGGAGAACTCCTCCCCGACGGCCGTATCGTCGCCCCCCACCGGCCGCTCGCGCTCACGGTCGGAAGCGCGGCATGA
- a CDS encoding FxLD family lanthipeptide, with the protein MTRIVTKSTTQVQEPTVGGQSDGFDLNVSLLEVSDAAGLTVLTDDGCGSSCGACVTFTD; encoded by the coding sequence ATGACGCGAATCGTCACCAAGAGCACCACCCAGGTCCAGGAGCCGACGGTCGGCGGCCAGTCGGACGGGTTCGACCTGAACGTCTCCCTCCTGGAGGTGTCCGACGCGGCTGGGCTGACCGTTCTGACCGACGACGGGTGCGGCAGCTCCTGCGGTGCCTGCGTCACCTTCACCGACTGA